The DNA window TTCTGAGTTACGCAGAAATTGCAGCGCAACGTACTTGTCGTTTTCGCTGGCGTCCGGATCTTTGAGGATATCGGCCACCTGCTGTTGGTGCGCCGGGCGCAGCATGAACGACGCGTCGTGGAACGCGTGCTGGGCAAGCAGGGTTAACGCTTCAGGGGCAACTTTCAGAACTTCCTGGCCTTCAAATTCGCTCACGGAAACGTGGTCGCGGCTCAGCAGGTAGTATTCGGTATCGTCTTTCTTCAGCGGGAACGGATCTTGATAGTGGAACGGTTTATTCGACATTGATCTCTCACTTGCAACATCAGCTGCGTTAAATTCACACTTGCGGCGCACGGCTCGGCGCCTTGTCAAAAAACTGCCTCCACCTTACGTATTTTTAATCAGTCAGTTATTGCGCCAAATCGCAAAATAACCGCTCTTTGCGTAAGGGATTACCACAGGCGGCGTTTCAACCTTGCTCGGTGAGAACTGCGGGTACAGGCTCATCATGCACGCTTTATTATCCCGCAGTTAACACATTGATTACAATCCATCGGCAGCGATCGTCTTATCAATGTGGTGAAAAAGCGCCGGATGCGGATTTGCGACGGGCATATTGTCAGCCGCCCCGCCATTGCTTAAGCTAGCCGCAATGAACAAACCAAGAATCCCCATCGCGCTGCAACAAGCGGTGATGCGCTGCCTGCGAGAAAAGCTGCAGTTGGCCCGCCAGCATTTTGCCGCCGAATTCCCCGAACCCAGCATCGTCTATCAGCAACGCGGCACCAGCGCGGGCACCGCCTGGCTGCAAAGTTGGGAAATCCGCCTGAATCCGGTGCTGCTGCTGGAAAACCAACAGCCGTTTATCGATGAAGTGGTGCCGCACGAGCTGGCGCACCTGCTGGTGTTTCGCCAATTCGGCCGGGTGGCGCCGCACGGCCGCGAATGGCGCTGGATGATGGAAAGCGTGTTGTTGACGCCCGCCAGCCGCACTCACCGTTTCGAAACCGCCTCGGTGCAAAGCAAAACCTTCCCCTACCGCTGCGGCTGCGGGCAGCACCAGCTCACCATCCGCCGCCATAACCGCGTGCTGCGCGGCGAAAGCGAATACCGCTGCCGCCGCTGCGGTGAGAAACTGAAATTTCTCGCCAGCGAGAACCTTTAGCTAAACGATTTATACGTTAAAACAAGCAAATATCGCCATTTGCCACTGCCGGCAAGTTCCGCTACCCTGCCTGCTTTTCCAATTTTGAGCTGTTTTGGAATATGCTTCGCAGAATTTTGTTTATGGCGGTTTTCACCGCAGGCGCCGCACAGGCGCACGGCATCAATAACTTCTCTCAGGCCAAAGCGGCGGCGGCCAAGATTAACCAGGATGCGCCAGGCAGTTTTTACTGCGGCTGCCGTATCGACTGGCAAGGTAAAAAAGGCATCCCGGATCTCGCCGGCT is part of the Serratia surfactantfaciens genome and encodes:
- a CDS encoding SprT family zinc-dependent metalloprotease, whose product is MNKPRIPIALQQAVMRCLREKLQLARQHFAAEFPEPSIVYQQRGTSAGTAWLQSWEIRLNPVLLLENQQPFIDEVVPHELAHLLVFRQFGRVAPHGREWRWMMESVLLTPASRTHRFETASVQSKTFPYRCGCGQHQLTIRRHNRVLRGESEYRCRRCGEKLKFLASENL